In one Acidobacteriota bacterium genomic region, the following are encoded:
- a CDS encoding P-II family nitrogen regulator — translation MEAFVSSRRVDAVVNRLEAEGAPGITVSACHGVGYGYEPRLFTLAPADIRRAPKVAKVEVVCRTGDVDRLVAAIVEEARTGAGGDGIVFVSNVERAVRVRDGAEALGPGPKSTADGA, via the coding sequence ATCGAGGCATTCGTCAGCTCGCGCCGCGTGGACGCCGTCGTGAACCGGCTGGAGGCGGAAGGGGCCCCGGGGATCACCGTTTCCGCCTGCCACGGCGTCGGTTACGGGTACGAGCCGCGCCTGTTCACGCTGGCCCCGGCCGACATCCGCCGGGCCCCGAAGGTGGCCAAGGTGGAGGTGGTCTGCCGGACCGGGGACGTCGATCGGTTGGTGGCCGCGATCGTCGAGGAAGCCCGGACGGGGGCCGGCGGCGACGGGATCGTCTTCGTGTCGAACGTGGAACGGGCGGTGCGCGTGCGCGACGGGGCGGAGGCGCTCGGCCCGGGGCCGAAAAGCACAGCGGACGGCGCCTGA